The sequence TCGCTAAAGACCAGGCCAGCACGTCGTAAATCCAACTGAAGACGTCGTAGCCCGAGAAGATCCCGATCGAGTGCCATGATGGCGACCTCACAACGATGGCCCAATGTAGCAACCGTCAATACCTGGGTGCCGCGCTCTATGGCCTGCTTGACCCTCGCTGTCGCAAGTTCCGGATCGAAATCCTTGGTAGCGTCCCCAAAGAGATGCAAAACGTTGAGCCCTTCGGTAACCTCCGAACACGGAACCTCCAGTTCATCCGCTCCTTGGCTGAGCTCCTCTGGCTGCATCATTTCCTCATCCCTTACCATGCTATCCTCTCCTTGTGTGTCCAACCGCGCACTGCCCAGCCACCACACCTGCGGGGCAAATTCGCTACTTCTACCTTAGGGACCCCACCGGCGGTAGCAACAATCGCTCGCTGGCCAACCTGTCTACAGCTGGGCAGAAAACAGCAATGGGCGACACGTAGTGTGCCGCCCATTGCCTTAAAGAACTCGCAACTAGAAGTCCTCCATGCCTCCAGGTGGCATCGCCGCCGACTTCTCTTCTGGCTTATCAACGATCGCAGCCTCTGTTGTGAGGAAGAGCGCCGCAATCGATGCTGCATTTTGTAGCGCCGAGCGAGTCACCTTCACCGCGTCAATCACGCCGGCAGCAAACAGGTCCTCGTAGATACCGGTGGCCGCGTTCAGGCCGTCGGAGCCATTCTTGAGAGAACGCACCTTCTCGACCACAACACCGCCTTCCAGGCCAGCATTTGTGGCGATCTGGCGCAGTGGACCCTCAAGGGATTTCTCCACCAACCGGACGCCAGTAGCCACGTCTGCATCGATTTGCTTATCGGCCAACTGAGAGACGGCCTCCTGTGCGCGCAGAAGTGCAACGCCGCCGCCAGGAACGACGCCCTCCTCGATGGCTGCCTTCGTGGTCGAGACCGCATCCTCGATGCGGTGCTTCTTCTCCTTGAGCTCCACCTCTGTCGCTGCGCCCACCTTGATGATGGCAACTCCGCCGCTCAACTTGGCAAGCCGCTCCTGCAGCTTCTCACGGTCATAGTCAGAGTCTGTCGTCTCGATCTCATTTTTGATCTGCGCGACTCGACCCTTGATCTCGGTCTCATCGCCAGCACCTTCGATGATGGTGGTCTCATCCTTTGAGATCTCTACACGTCGCGCCCGACCCAGCAGATCAAGCGTTGTGTTTTCAAGCTTTAGACCGACCTCTTCAGAGATCACTTGACCACCGGTGAGGATCGCCATGTCCTGCATCATCGCCTTGCGTCGATCACCAAAACCAGGGGCCTTGACTGCAACAGAACGGAACGTTCCGCGGATCTTGTTGACCACGAGCGTGGCGAGAGCTTCGCCATCGACGTCTTCGGCGATGATCAACAATGGCTTGCCAGCCTGCATGATCTTCTCGAGCACCGGCAAGACATCACGAATCGCAGAGATCTTGGAGCTGTAGAACAAGATGTAAGGATCCTCGAGCACCGCCGTCATCGACTCCGGATCGGTGGAGAAGTATGGAGAGATATAACCCTTATCGAAACGCATGCCTTCGACCAGATCGATCTCCATCCCAAAGGTCTGCGACTCTTCGACCGTGATGACCCCGTCCTTACCGACGCGCTCAATAGCCTCGGAGATCATCTGACCGACCTCCGGATCGGCCGCCGAGATCGAGGCAACCTGGGCAATCTGCTCCCGCGTTTCTGTCTCACGAGCGAGATTCTTCAACGAGAGAACAGCCTCTTCTACTGCGAGTTCAATTCCCGTCTTCAACAACATGGGGTTTGCCCCAGCGGTGACGTTGCGAAGGCCTTCGCGGACCATCGTCCACGCCAAAACTGTCGCCGTCGTTGTGCCGTCACCTGCGACATCATCGGTCTTCTTGGCAACTTCCTTCACCAGTTCAGCACCAAGTCGCTCAAACGGATCCTCGAGCTCAATCTCCTTGGCGATGGACACTCCATCGTTGGTGATGGTGGGTGCTCCCCATTTCTTATCGAGCACCACATTACGTCCCTTGGGTCCGAGGGTTACCCGCACCGCGTCAGCGAGCTGGTTCATCCCTGACTCGAGCTTACGTCGAGCCTCATCATCGAACAGAATCAGCTTAGCCATAGCCACTTTCCTCCATTGTGTTTACCGAAACTAGCGTGTTTACCGAAACTAGCACTCTACATACGAGAGTGCTAACAATCCTAGCCAGACTGCGCACCATTCACGCACGCTCTGCTCCTCAAAATTCCGTTCAACCGCGGGGAACTCACCGGCCCTCGTCTGACATCCTCGTTTCGGTCCGCTTTGCGACTGCGGAAAAACCACGAACTTGGGCCTCGGCAAGCCAGGACTCAGACACCGTCTGCGCATAGGGCCACACAAACTTCTAGGATGATACGTCGTGGTCGTCAAAAACTCCCTGAGCCCAAGGAACACCGTGGCGCTCATCATACCAGCTCGAAATGAGGCTCCACGACTCTCGCATGTGCTCGATATCGTCACCTCTGATCAAGCCGCTCTTTTTGACGAGATCATCGTTGTAGACGATGGTTCCACTGACGCCACCCAAGAGGTGGCCCATGAGTTCCCACAGGTACGCGTTGTCGCTATTCGCGACGGGAGGCCCGGCAAGGGTAAGGCGCTGCGGGCCGGTTGGGAACGGTCCATGGCCGACATTGTCGTGACCTGTGATGCGGACTTAGGCTCGCTGCAGCACGAACAGTTGAGTCGTCTTGTTTGGACGCTCACAAGCCAACGACAGTTGCGGCTCACGAAAGCAGCGTACGGTAACTCTGCTGATGACAGTGGACGGGTGACTGAACTCACTGCAAAGCCACTACTGGAGGTTTTCTTCC is a genomic window of Ferrimicrobium sp. containing:
- the groL gene encoding chaperonin GroEL (60 kDa chaperone family; promotes refolding of misfolded polypeptides especially under stressful conditions; forms two stacked rings of heptamers to form a barrel-shaped 14mer; ends can be capped by GroES; misfolded proteins enter the barrel where they are refolded when GroES binds); amino-acid sequence: MAKLILFDDEARRKLESGMNQLADAVRVTLGPKGRNVVLDKKWGAPTITNDGVSIAKEIELEDPFERLGAELVKEVAKKTDDVAGDGTTTATVLAWTMVREGLRNVTAGANPMLLKTGIELAVEEAVLSLKNLARETETREQIAQVASISAADPEVGQMISEAIERVGKDGVITVEESQTFGMEIDLVEGMRFDKGYISPYFSTDPESMTAVLEDPYILFYSSKISAIRDVLPVLEKIMQAGKPLLIIAEDVDGEALATLVVNKIRGTFRSVAVKAPGFGDRRKAMMQDMAILTGGQVISEEVGLKLENTTLDLLGRARRVEISKDETTIIEGAGDETEIKGRVAQIKNEIETTDSDYDREKLQERLAKLSGGVAIIKVGAATEVELKEKKHRIEDAVSTTKAAIEEGVVPGGGVALLRAQEAVSQLADKQIDADVATGVRLVEKSLEGPLRQIATNAGLEGGVVVEKVRSLKNGSDGLNAATGIYEDLFAAGVIDAVKVTRSALQNAASIAALFLTTEAAIVDKPEEKSAAMPPGGMEDF
- a CDS encoding glycosyltransferase, translated to MALIIPARNEAPRLSHVLDIVTSDQAALFDEIIVVDDGSTDATQEVAHEFPQVRVVAIRDGRPGKGKALRAGWERSMADIVVTCDADLGSLQHEQLSRLVWTLTSQRQLRLTKAAYGNSADDSGRVTELTAKPLLEVFFPSCADLQSPLSGEMAFYRDDAISLDLPDDYGIDIAILLELAQRYGRSAIAEVPFGMKDHPHQPLSSLGIQSRQVIRALLERVERLQIDAQEPIPESLITQLL